The Candidatus Methylomirabilota bacterium genome includes the window CGCTGATCGATGACCAGGATACCGTGAAACGTCCCGTTCTGTTTGTCCGAGCGATCGACATAGATGGCCAGTCCCGGGTACCCGGTATTGAAGATCCCCTCCTCCAGCGCCGTAAGTATGTGCGTATGGGAAAGCTGATGCGTCAACGTTTTGAAGGCCCGTGTGCTGCTCGGCTGCACCAGCGTGCTGATCCACAGCGTAGCCAGTGTCGCCGCGACACCGAAGAGAACCCCGGGCGCCATCAGGCGGTATAAACTGAGGCCGCTGGTTTTGAGGACAATCGTCTCCCCTTCTGACGAGAGGCGTCCATAGGTGGCCAAGACAGCCAACAACACCGACATCGGGACCGTGACCGTCAGGGAAAATGGGAGGACGTAGAGGACGAGACGAAGGACAACGCCAACGGGCGCCCCTTTATTGATGATCAGATCCATGAGGCGCATCATCTGATCCATCAACAGGACAAAGGTAAAGGTTGCCAGCCCAAGCATGAAAGAGACGACCATCTCCCGCAACAGGTGCCGGTCGATGAGGCAGAAGGGGCGCAACCGTCCGGTGAACCCGGCTGTCCCATCGAAACCAGGGGTGGAGTGCGGCGTGCGCGGCATGCGGTGCGGCGGTTGCATCTTACAAATTGTAGTGAAGAGAGCCGGCCAAGTAAATATAATTCGCGTGATGCGGCCTGACCGGGGTTATTATAACTGCACGTACAAGACATCACTGTGATATTGGAGGGTAGCGAATGGGGATCGCGGTAATCATCATCGGCATTGTCTTGCTGGCGGTAACATTTGTCGCGATGATGAAAAAATCGATTCGAATACGCGTCGGCGCGTGGCTTACGGACAGGCCGCTCCGCATCTGGTGCCTCCCATCTCTGCTGCTCGCGTATTACAGCATCATGGCTGTCGCGGTCGATCAGTGGGGCCTCGATCCCTTCGTGCGCCTGGCGGTCTATTTCGGTATGCCGACGTTGCTGCTTGCCCTGACCGGACCCAAATCGGATGAAGGGTGCACCGGTACGGATCTGATCATCAATTTTGCCGTTGTGTTGTGGATCTGGTTGCTGATTGAGTTGAAGATCGTCAATATCAACTGGCTTCGCGTCCAGTTCGGTAGTGCCCGGCCCTCCGCGCTGCCGTTGGGCGTGTACGCCGGCATCATTTATGCGTTGATTGTCCTTTCAGGGTGGAGACGATTCGATCTGAAGTGCGACCTTTCGCTGAAGAAGGCCGACCTGTATCCGACGGCGGCCACCTTCGGAGCCTTGGGGGTCACACTGTTAACGCTGACGCTTGCTACCGGGCTCACCACCGTGGGGATCGCCAAGATAGTGAGGGCGAATCCGCTCGGCGCGCCTCTGACGGTCGCGATACCGGTGGCGGTCATCGTCGCGGTTCCAATGATCTTTTTCAGCATCGGGGTCATCGAAGAGATCCTGTTTCGTGATGCGATTCAAAATCTGCTTCGGCAGCGTCTGCAACCGGTCGGTGCGCTCATTGTGGCGTCGGTCATCTTCGGGCTCGCGCACGTGAACAAACGGGCATTGGGGATGGACGTTCCGAACTGGCCGTACGCCGGGGTTGCGACGATTGCCGGTCTGGGCTATGGGTTTGTGTTCTTGAAGACCAATTCCGTAATGGCATCGGCCACGGTCCATGCCATGGTTGATGTGATGTGGGTCCTCTTTCTGAGGGGCGGCAAATAAATCCACCGGCTCTCCCGCAATAGTCAGGTGGATAGACCGAAGGCTGAAGATTTGTAGGGACAAATACTGCGTGATGATTGACAGCCTTCAGGCTTCAGCCTTCAGGCTCAATACCTGGGTCGTTACGGCTCCCCGGTAGGCCATGCGTCGCCCGCTTGTGCCGCCGGCCGTCGCGTTTCTCCTGGGTATCGTGGCTGCGCGCCTCGTGCAGCTTCCGGTGATCGTCTGGTTTCTCGCCGGCCTGGCTGCGGCAGGTGTTACCCTGCTGGGCGCCGTCTCTCAGCGACGTTATACGGCCGTCGCATCGCTTGTGCTCCTGTTCTTGTCCCTCGGCGCCGGCCGCCTCGGAGTCGAGCCCTACCTCCTTCCCCCGCATCATATTGATCGTTTGCCTGAAGAGGTTCTGGAACGGCCGCTGCTGATCGAAGGGGTGGTGGCCTCGTCAAACGATGCGGCGGCCGTCGCAACCGGAGGCCTCGAGGACGAAGGCAGGCGGACTCGGTTTCTGCTCGACCTGCGAACCGTATGGCTGGAGGGGCGACCGATTGAGGTTGTGGGGCGGGCGCGTGTCACCCTTCTTGGCGCCGAGGTCGAGTCTGCCTATGGTGAACGGATTCGCGGGCCGTTCAAGCTTCGCCGCCCGCGCGGCTACCTCAATCCGGGCGGGTTCGACCATCCGCTCTACCTGACAAGCCGGGGCGTAACCCTTGAAGGGTGGGCGGGCGATGCCGCACCCATCGAACGCCGCGGAACAGACGAGGGGAGCGGGCCGCTGACCCTCGCCT containing:
- a CDS encoding CPBP family intramembrane metalloprotease domain-containing protein — its product is MGIAVIIIGIVLLAVTFVAMMKKSIRIRVGAWLTDRPLRIWCLPSLLLAYYSIMAVAVDQWGLDPFVRLAVYFGMPTLLLALTGPKSDEGCTGTDLIINFAVVLWIWLLIELKIVNINWLRVQFGSARPSALPLGVYAGIIYALIVLSGWRRFDLKCDLSLKKADLYPTAATFGALGVTLLTLTLATGLTTVGIAKIVRANPLGAPLTVAIPVAVIVAVPMIFFSIGVIEEILFRDAIQNLLRQRLQPVGALIVASVIFGLAHVNKRALGMDVPNWPYAGVATIAGLGYGFVFLKTNSVMASATVHAMVDVMWVLFLRGGK